A window of the Mesorhizobium opportunistum WSM2075 genome harbors these coding sequences:
- a CDS encoding sugar phosphate isomerase/epimerase family protein produces the protein MHLSTHNWMRAEPLETTLKRIKKFGYESIEISGEPEQYKTKETRALLKEHGIRCWGAVTLMLGERNLAARNQGQRERSVQYVKDVLTMVSELDGEIITLVPATVGKVVPDGTEEEEWKWVVDATRECFTHAKKVGVKIAVEPLNRFETYLFNRGAQALALADAVSPECGVCLDAYHIHMEEFNVHDAIRQVGKRLFDFHVADNNRFAAGLGQIDWPRIVATLKEVGYDGALTNEFVAPVDRTPAAPYPEMVERHPVDISPEQLKFIQDHGSSVLTEKFYTDQMRITAETLLPLIK, from the coding sequence ATGCATCTTTCGACGCACAACTGGATGCGCGCGGAACCTCTGGAGACGACGCTCAAACGCATCAAGAAATTCGGTTACGAGTCGATCGAGATTTCCGGCGAGCCCGAACAGTACAAGACCAAGGAGACGCGGGCGCTGTTAAAGGAACATGGCATCCGCTGCTGGGGCGCGGTCACCTTGATGCTGGGCGAACGCAACCTCGCCGCCAGGAACCAGGGCCAGCGCGAGCGCTCGGTGCAGTATGTCAAGGACGTGCTGACCATGGTCAGCGAACTCGATGGCGAGATCATCACGCTTGTCCCCGCGACCGTCGGCAAGGTGGTGCCTGACGGCACCGAGGAAGAGGAATGGAAGTGGGTGGTCGATGCGACCCGCGAGTGCTTCACCCACGCCAAGAAGGTCGGCGTCAAGATCGCGGTCGAGCCGCTGAACCGCTTCGAAACCTATCTGTTCAACCGTGGCGCCCAGGCGCTGGCGCTGGCCGACGCGGTCAGCCCCGAATGCGGCGTCTGCCTCGACGCTTATCACATCCACATGGAGGAATTTAACGTCCACGACGCCATCCGCCAGGTCGGAAAGCGCCTGTTCGACTTCCACGTCGCCGACAACAACCGCTTCGCCGCCGGCCTCGGCCAGATCGACTGGCCCAGGATCGTCGCCACCTTGAAGGAAGTCGGCTACGACGGCGCGCTGACCAACGAGTTCGTCGCCCCCGTCGACCGGACGCCGGCGGCACCCTACCCCGAAATGGTCGAGCGCCATCCGGTCGACATCTCGCCTGAACAGCTGAAGTTCATCCAGGACCATGGCTCCAGCGTGCTCACCGAAAAATTCTACACCGACCAGATGCGCATCACCGCCGAAACGCTGCTGCCGCTGATCAAGTAG
- a CDS encoding ABC transporter ATP-binding protein, with protein MTQIELRGVQKFFGAVQVIKDLNLQIADNEFIVLLGQSGCGKTTTLRAIAGLETIDEGDILIDGKPIQHLKAADRDIAMVFQSFSLYPHMSVYENIAFPLRATRKSKAEIDSEVRSVAKTLQITDLLAKKPSALSGGDMQRVAIGRALVRRPKAMLMDEPIGALDAKLREEMRAEIKRLHIKQGSTTIYVTHDQIEAMSLADRIVIMHEGVLQQVGSPDEVYSRPANLFVAQFVGSPVMNVADAAVAEKASSASVTVGDAATGFEFPRALLSKLNGHAAGGLALGIRPEGVLIRRDAAEGFMAVETQIVEPLGSFDIVDLTVGSKMLRARTKSGFVAGPGEKVFARIDPTQAHFFDKASGKSLDVRL; from the coding sequence TTGACCCAGATCGAGCTTCGCGGCGTCCAGAAATTTTTCGGTGCCGTCCAGGTCATCAAGGACCTCAACCTCCAGATCGCCGACAACGAGTTCATCGTTCTGCTCGGCCAGTCGGGCTGCGGCAAGACGACGACATTGCGCGCCATCGCCGGGCTGGAGACGATCGACGAAGGCGATATCCTTATCGATGGCAAACCGATCCAGCATCTGAAGGCTGCCGACCGCGACATCGCCATGGTCTTCCAGTCGTTTTCGCTCTACCCGCATATGAGCGTCTACGAGAACATCGCCTTTCCCCTGCGCGCCACGCGCAAGAGCAAGGCGGAGATCGACAGCGAGGTGCGCTCAGTCGCCAAGACGCTGCAGATAACGGACCTGCTGGCCAAAAAGCCGTCGGCGCTGTCGGGCGGCGACATGCAGCGCGTGGCCATCGGCCGGGCGCTGGTGCGGCGGCCGAAGGCCATGCTGATGGACGAGCCGATCGGCGCGCTCGACGCCAAGCTGCGCGAAGAGATGCGGGCCGAGATCAAGCGGCTGCACATCAAGCAGGGCTCGACCACCATCTATGTCACGCACGACCAGATCGAGGCGATGAGCCTCGCCGACCGCATCGTCATCATGCATGAAGGCGTGCTGCAGCAGGTCGGTTCGCCGGACGAAGTCTATTCGCGCCCGGCCAATCTGTTCGTGGCGCAATTCGTCGGCAGTCCAGTGATGAATGTCGCCGACGCGGCGGTGGCCGAAAAAGCCTCGTCCGCATCGGTGACCGTGGGTGACGCGGCCACCGGCTTCGAGTTTCCGCGAGCTCTCCTGTCGAAGCTCAATGGCCATGCCGCGGGTGGACTGGCACTCGGCATCCGGCCGGAAGGCGTGCTCATCCGCCGTGACGCGGCCGAGGGTTTCATGGCTGTCGAAACGCAGATCGTGGAACCGCTCGGCTCCTTCGACATCGTCGACCTGACGGTCGGTTCCAAGATGCTGCGCGCGCGCACCAAGAGCGGTTTCGTCGCCGGACCCGGCGAGAAGGTGTTCGCCAGGATCGACCCGACCCAGGCGCATTTCTTCGACAAGGCAAGCGGCAAGTCGCTTGATGTGAGACTCTGA
- a CDS encoding MFS transporter, with translation MAESATGAVDAALLNPADQEERTEPAWGAVVSLALGVFGLVTAEFLPASLLTPMARDLGVTEGVAGQAVTATAIVGAIAAPTMAIITRRMDRRLVMWMLTMFLILSNLLATFASSLSMLLLARVVLGVALGGFWAMSAAMALRLVPMRLMPRAMSIILTGVSLATVTAAPVGAYVGDIWGWRTAFMIATIVGALALLVQVATIPKLPPVGVASFRTLLEVLERPSIRVALLVVLLVASGHFAGFTYVRPFLEKVPVLDIETISLVLLAYGIGGFFGNVAGGILAERNLKAAVALAPLLIALAAASMLVLGASPTIAAVSVAVWGFAFGAVPVGLQSWLVRAAPDQAESAGGLMVATFQVAIALGAVFGGLLVDHAGVASAFAYCGTATLLAAIVVFLRGPKRVE, from the coding sequence ATGGCCGAATCCGCAACGGGCGCTGTCGACGCCGCCCTACTGAACCCTGCAGACCAGGAGGAACGAACAGAACCGGCATGGGGTGCCGTGGTCTCGCTCGCGCTTGGGGTTTTCGGCCTCGTTACCGCTGAATTCCTGCCCGCCAGCCTGCTGACCCCGATGGCGCGCGATCTCGGCGTCACAGAAGGCGTGGCGGGACAAGCGGTGACAGCGACCGCGATCGTCGGCGCCATTGCCGCACCGACAATGGCAATCATCACAAGGCGCATGGACCGCAGGCTGGTGATGTGGATGCTGACGATGTTCCTGATCCTGTCCAATCTCCTGGCCACCTTTGCTTCATCCTTGTCCATGCTTCTGCTTGCCCGCGTCGTGCTTGGCGTCGCCCTGGGCGGCTTCTGGGCGATGTCGGCTGCCATGGCGCTGCGGCTGGTGCCGATGCGGCTGATGCCGCGCGCCATGTCGATCATCCTGACCGGGGTTTCGCTCGCCACCGTCACCGCGGCTCCCGTCGGCGCCTATGTCGGTGATATCTGGGGATGGCGCACCGCCTTCATGATCGCGACCATCGTCGGCGCGCTGGCGCTGCTGGTGCAGGTGGCGACCATCCCGAAGCTGCCGCCCGTGGGTGTGGCAAGCTTCCGCACCTTGCTCGAGGTGCTGGAACGGCCGTCGATCCGGGTGGCGCTGCTGGTCGTGCTGCTGGTCGCCTCGGGGCACTTTGCCGGTTTCACCTATGTGCGCCCGTTCCTCGAAAAGGTGCCCGTGCTTGACATCGAGACGATTTCGCTGGTGCTGCTGGCCTACGGCATAGGCGGCTTCTTCGGCAATGTCGCCGGCGGCATCCTGGCCGAGCGCAATCTCAAGGCAGCGGTCGCGCTGGCACCCCTGCTGATTGCACTGGCCGCCGCCTCGATGCTGGTTCTTGGCGCCTCGCCGACCATTGCCGCGGTTTCAGTTGCGGTCTGGGGCTTTGCCTTCGGCGCGGTACCGGTCGGGCTGCAGAGCTGGCTGGTGCGGGCCGCGCCCGACCAGGCTGAAAGCGCCGGCGGCTTGATGGTGGCAACGTTCCAGGTGGCGATTGCATTGGGCGCCGTCTTTGGTGGCCTGCTGGTCGACCATGCCGGCGTCGCCAGCGCCTTCGCCTATTGCGGCACAGCGACATTGCTGGCGGCCATCGTGGTGTTCCTGCGCGGCCCGAAGCGCGTGGAATAG
- a CDS encoding AraC family transcriptional regulator, translating to MFDRSSKIPVTGDALTDILRGLRLDGVEYGRCEMKEPWGIQFPAQPAARFHFIGRKGCWLKQPSGEWVQLNAGDAVLLPRGAAHVLASEPGAQAWPIHSYGREEVCKDVYCTSNAEMCDKNGQPGTLLFCASMYFNLDGLHPLLGMMPDVMRTHELEDYEPGIPHLLDSMAREVTMERVGSGGILARLADVLAATVIRSWVERGCGDSSGWIAAVRDRDIGRVLAAIHLEPDHDWTVESLARMMGASRSGFAERFATIVGETPAKYVTQVRMHQARQWLVRDRMKISVVAARLGYESDAAFSRAFKRVIGSAPSHLRAEEQAEIRQAS from the coding sequence ATGTTTGACCGTTCGTCCAAAATTCCGGTCACTGGCGACGCGCTGACCGACATATTGCGCGGCTTGCGTCTCGATGGCGTCGAGTATGGCCGCTGCGAAATGAAAGAGCCCTGGGGCATCCAGTTCCCGGCCCAGCCTGCGGCCCGGTTTCACTTCATCGGCCGCAAAGGCTGCTGGCTGAAGCAGCCATCCGGCGAGTGGGTGCAGCTCAATGCCGGCGATGCGGTATTGCTGCCGCGAGGCGCTGCTCATGTGTTGGCAAGCGAACCCGGCGCCCAGGCCTGGCCAATTCACAGCTACGGCCGCGAAGAGGTCTGCAAGGACGTCTATTGTACGTCGAACGCGGAGATGTGCGACAAGAATGGCCAGCCGGGCACGCTGCTGTTCTGCGCCAGCATGTATTTCAACCTCGATGGCCTGCATCCGCTGCTCGGGATGATGCCGGATGTGATGCGCACACACGAGCTCGAAGACTACGAACCGGGCATTCCGCACCTGCTGGATTCGATGGCGCGCGAAGTGACGATGGAGCGCGTCGGGTCCGGCGGCATCCTGGCGCGGCTGGCCGATGTGCTTGCCGCCACCGTCATCCGCTCATGGGTCGAGCGTGGCTGCGGCGACTCCTCCGGCTGGATCGCGGCGGTCAGGGACCGCGACATCGGCCGCGTGCTGGCCGCCATTCATCTCGAACCGGACCATGACTGGACGGTCGAGTCGCTGGCCCGGATGATGGGCGCCTCGCGCTCGGGCTTTGCCGAGCGCTTCGCCACCATCGTCGGCGAAACGCCGGCAAAATATGTCACCCAGGTCAGGATGCATCAGGCGCGGCAATGGCTGGTCCGCGACCGGATGAAGATATCGGTCGTTGCCGCCCGCCTCGGTTACGAATCGGACGCCGCCTTCAGCCGCGCCTTCAAGCGCGTCATCGGTTCGGCGCCCAGCCACCTGCGGGCCGAGGAACAGGCTGAGATACGGCAGGCCAGCTGA
- a CDS encoding FadR/GntR family transcriptional regulator — protein sequence MKEKNLLAELAAYLFSHSDKETGRTPSERELAEHFGVSRGQIREALAILEAMRIVERRAKSGIYIDTKQASVEALALFARAGLPLDPLQIYETVELRKIHEIKAAELACSRATEENFERLREILKASEERIAAGEGLAKEDREFHLEIVRATKNSVFHNICSVYYLMGEQRLPIYFNDPERSVRSHAEHVQIYEALLRRDGNLAQALMSAHLQGAESYWKGLIEGGMAAAPPSPALEKA from the coding sequence ATGAAAGAAAAGAACCTTCTCGCGGAACTCGCCGCCTATCTGTTCTCCCACTCGGACAAGGAGACCGGCCGGACACCGTCGGAACGTGAGCTGGCGGAGCATTTCGGCGTCAGCCGCGGCCAGATCCGCGAGGCGCTCGCCATCCTCGAAGCCATGCGGATCGTCGAACGCCGCGCCAAGTCCGGCATCTACATCGACACAAAGCAGGCGAGCGTCGAGGCGCTGGCGCTGTTTGCCCGCGCCGGGCTGCCGCTCGATCCGCTGCAGATTTACGAGACAGTCGAGTTGCGCAAGATCCACGAGATCAAGGCCGCAGAACTTGCCTGTTCGCGTGCCACCGAGGAAAATTTCGAACGCCTGCGCGAAATCCTCAAGGCTTCCGAGGAGCGCATCGCCGCCGGCGAGGGCCTTGCCAAGGAGGACCGCGAATTCCATCTTGAGATCGTGCGCGCCACCAAGAACAGCGTCTTCCACAACATCTGCAGCGTCTATTATTTGATGGGCGAGCAGCGCCTGCCGATCTATTTCAACGATCCCGAACGCAGCGTGCGCTCGCATGCCGAGCACGTGCAGATCTACGAGGCGCTGCTGCGCCGCGACGGCAATCTCGCCCAGGCGCTGATGAGCGCGCATCTGCAAGGGGCGGAAAGCTACTGGAAGGGCCTGATCGAAGGCGGCATGGCGGCTGCGCCGCCGAGCCCAGCGCTCGAAAAGGCCTGA
- a CDS encoding mandelate racemase/muconate lactonizing enzyme family protein has translation MRIKTVQAWWVRIPIEAARQHRSDFGQVTTFDAAILRIETDDGLVGWGEGKNAAGSAGSYGALVHMLNHEVGPQLIGRDPADIGVIWEMLYNGVRHDSAIRAGHAMPQLARRGMSVAAISAVDIALWDILGKSLGVPVWRLLGGRKADRMQAYASGGWAAADAIGEQLKSYIARGGFKALKMRVGAMDGAAHISAARVRAARQALGPDVELMVDAHGTYTVAEAKRFIHLVNDLDLAWFEEPIIADDKPGMAEVRASCAVPIATGESEATRYAFRDLAVLKAADIFQPDPAFCGGISEAMKIGTIASAFNLRFAPHLWAGAPCFFAGLHVCAASPASFTVEYSLGANPMIHDLIEETVEARDGMIAIPEKPGLGFTISERFLEAHAQRN, from the coding sequence ATGCGCATCAAGACCGTCCAAGCCTGGTGGGTCCGCATCCCGATCGAAGCCGCTCGGCAACACCGTAGCGACTTCGGCCAGGTCACGACCTTCGACGCCGCCATCCTGCGCATCGAAACCGATGATGGGCTGGTCGGCTGGGGCGAAGGCAAGAACGCCGCCGGCAGCGCCGGCAGTTACGGCGCCCTTGTCCACATGCTGAACCATGAGGTTGGGCCGCAGCTGATCGGCCGTGATCCGGCCGACATCGGCGTCATCTGGGAAATGCTCTACAACGGCGTGCGCCACGACAGCGCCATACGCGCCGGCCATGCCATGCCGCAGCTGGCGCGGCGCGGCATGAGTGTCGCCGCCATCAGCGCCGTCGACATCGCGCTCTGGGATATTCTGGGCAAATCGCTGGGCGTCCCGGTCTGGCGGCTGCTGGGTGGCCGCAAGGCCGACCGCATGCAGGCCTATGCCTCGGGTGGCTGGGCCGCCGCCGATGCCATTGGCGAGCAGTTGAAGTCCTATATCGCCCGGGGTGGCTTCAAGGCGCTGAAGATGCGGGTCGGCGCCATGGATGGCGCCGCGCACATTTCCGCCGCGCGCGTCCGCGCCGCGCGCCAGGCGCTCGGCCCCGACGTCGAACTGATGGTCGACGCCCACGGTACCTATACGGTCGCCGAAGCAAAGCGCTTCATTCATCTGGTCAACGACCTCGATCTCGCCTGGTTCGAAGAGCCGATCATCGCCGATGACAAGCCTGGCATGGCTGAAGTGCGCGCCTCGTGCGCCGTCCCGATCGCCACCGGCGAAAGCGAGGCGACACGCTATGCCTTCCGCGACCTCGCCGTGCTCAAGGCCGCCGACATCTTCCAGCCGGATCCTGCCTTCTGCGGCGGCATCAGCGAGGCGATGAAGATCGGCACCATCGCCAGCGCCTTCAACCTGCGCTTTGCGCCGCATCTGTGGGCCGGCGCCCCCTGCTTCTTTGCCGGGCTGCATGTCTGCGCCGCCTCGCCGGCGAGTTTCACGGTCGAATATTCGCTCGGCGCCAACCCGATGATCCACGATCTGATCGAAGAGACTGTCGAAGCAAGGGACGGTATGATAGCGATCCCCGAAAAGCCGGGGCTGGGATTCACCATTTCGGAGCGGTTCCTGGAGGCGCACGCGCAACGCAATTGA
- a CDS encoding ABC transporter ATP-binding protein, with protein MAHIQLKNISKTFGNHTALAGLDLDIADGEFFVLLGETGAGKTTTLRLIAGLEKPSEGQVFIDGVDVAEWGAAERDVALVLQQYSLYPRYTVRENLEFPLKPKIRRLPDAEIKDRVDRAARTLRIEHLLDRKTDRLSGGEMQRVSIGRAIVRKPRVFLMDEPLSALDAKLREALRTELKNLQIQLGATFLFVTHDQIEAMSMGDKVGVLNHGRIVQTGTPHEIYNNPRDTYVASFVGSPPMNLIDGKLVNGRAVMAPLNFELPYAGGANSSGGPKTSGATDGRPLVFGIRPEDVYLESGAPVEARVHDVENHGVEKILTLRVGDTTLRATVPARTDVAIEQPVRFAWNPDKVVLFDKGSGVSLRHAG; from the coding sequence ATGGCGCATATCCAGCTCAAGAACATCTCCAAGACCTTCGGCAACCACACCGCCTTGGCCGGGCTCGATCTCGACATCGCCGATGGCGAGTTCTTCGTCCTGCTGGGCGAGACGGGTGCCGGCAAGACGACGACGCTGCGGCTGATCGCCGGCCTGGAAAAGCCAAGCGAAGGCCAGGTCTTCATCGACGGCGTCGACGTCGCCGAGTGGGGAGCGGCCGAGCGCGACGTGGCGTTGGTGCTGCAGCAATACTCGCTCTATCCGCGCTACACGGTGCGCGAAAACCTCGAATTCCCGCTCAAGCCGAAGATCCGCCGGCTGCCCGACGCCGAGATCAAGGATCGCGTCGACCGCGCCGCGCGTACGCTCAGGATCGAGCATCTGCTCGACCGCAAGACCGACCGGCTGTCGGGCGGCGAGATGCAGCGCGTCTCCATCGGCCGCGCCATCGTGCGCAAGCCGCGCGTGTTCCTGATGGACGAGCCGCTGTCGGCGCTCGATGCCAAGCTGCGCGAGGCGCTGCGCACGGAACTGAAGAACCTGCAGATACAGCTCGGCGCCACTTTCCTGTTCGTCACCCACGACCAGATCGAGGCGATGTCGATGGGCGACAAGGTCGGCGTGCTCAACCATGGCCGCATCGTCCAGACTGGCACGCCGCACGAGATCTACAACAACCCGCGCGACACCTATGTGGCGAGCTTCGTCGGCTCGCCGCCGATGAACCTCATCGACGGCAAACTGGTCAACGGCCGCGCGGTGATGGCACCGCTGAATTTCGAACTGCCTTATGCAGGGGGAGCCAATAGCTCGGGGGGACCAAAGACGAGCGGCGCGACCGACGGTCGCCCGCTCGTCTTCGGCATCCGTCCGGAGGATGTCTATCTAGAAAGCGGCGCGCCGGTCGAGGCGCGCGTCCACGATGTCGAGAATCACGGCGTCGAAAAGATCCTGACGCTCAGGGTCGGCGATACGACGCTGCGTGCGACGGTGCCGGCAAGGACCGATGTCGCGATCGAGCAGCCGGTGCGCTTTGCCTGGAACCCGGACAAGGTCGTGCTGTTCGACAAGGGCAGTGGCGTCAGCTTGCGGCACGCCGGATAG
- a CDS encoding DUF4437 domain-containing protein: MLNNVKILTLAAMLVVSGQAFALEDSYLPADKIPYVAEIPDQPHRLGPLWGERAKGPAGTLLKVPGNWRAPVHAHTADYRAVVIKGLWAHWQMNGGEATKVELPPGSYWTQKANEMHDDACLSDTECVILLINDTPYETYMAK, translated from the coding sequence ATGCTAAATAATGTGAAAATCCTGACGCTCGCCGCCATGCTCGTGGTCTCCGGCCAGGCCTTCGCCCTCGAAGACAGCTATCTGCCGGCCGACAAGATCCCCTATGTCGCCGAAATTCCCGACCAGCCGCATCGCCTTGGCCCGCTGTGGGGCGAGCGGGCCAAGGGCCCGGCGGGCACGTTGCTGAAGGTCCCGGGCAACTGGCGTGCTCCTGTTCACGCGCACACCGCGGACTACCGGGCGGTGGTCATAAAGGGGCTGTGGGCGCATTGGCAGATGAACGGCGGCGAAGCAACCAAGGTCGAACTGCCTCCGGGATCCTACTGGACCCAGAAGGCCAACGAGATGCACGACGACGCCTGCCTCTCCGACACGGAATGCGTGATCTTGCTGATCAACGACACCCCTTACGAGACCTACATGGCAAAGTGA
- a CDS encoding hydroxyacid dehydrogenase, protein MAQPKILSTHPLHPRAAAKLAGAGQLVIASALDAGTLAREAKDADIVIVRAPLPPALFEGAWKLRAAIRHGAGLDMIPMEAAAAAGVLVANVPAVNARSVAEHVMFTALALLRQFRKVDRDLRTKGWLAGREHANANVELAGKTIGIVGLGAVGQAVGHIAAHGFDLKVVATTRSMQPAPEKVGFLSIDALVEQSDIIVLCCPLTPETRGLISRERIARMKPNALLINVSRGPVVDDDALIEALQKRRIGGAALDVFSTQPLPSNHSYFGFDNVIITPHMAGITEESMMRMGVGAAGEALLVLAGKLPVNLRNPEVVDHYRRRFPLDI, encoded by the coding sequence GTGGCCCAGCCGAAGATCCTGTCGACCCATCCGCTGCACCCGCGCGCCGCGGCCAAACTGGCGGGCGCCGGCCAGCTTGTGATCGCATCGGCGCTCGATGCTGGCACCTTGGCCAGGGAAGCGAAGGACGCCGACATCGTCATCGTGCGTGCACCGCTGCCGCCGGCGCTGTTCGAGGGTGCCTGGAAGCTGAGGGCGGCCATCCGCCATGGCGCCGGGCTCGACATGATCCCGATGGAGGCGGCGGCCGCCGCCGGTGTGCTGGTGGCCAATGTGCCGGCGGTCAATGCGCGCTCGGTTGCCGAACACGTCATGTTCACTGCACTTGCCCTGCTTCGGCAATTCCGCAAGGTCGACCGCGACCTGCGCACCAAAGGCTGGCTCGCCGGACGCGAGCATGCCAACGCCAACGTCGAACTCGCCGGCAAGACCATCGGCATCGTCGGCCTTGGCGCCGTCGGCCAGGCTGTCGGCCATATCGCAGCGCACGGCTTCGACTTGAAAGTGGTGGCCACGACGCGCAGCATGCAGCCGGCGCCGGAAAAGGTCGGATTCCTGTCGATCGATGCGCTGGTCGAGCAGAGCGACATCATCGTGCTCTGCTGCCCGCTGACGCCGGAGACGCGCGGCCTGATCAGCCGAGAGCGCATCGCCCGCATGAAACCCAATGCGCTGTTGATCAACGTGTCGCGAGGCCCGGTCGTCGATGACGACGCGTTGATCGAGGCCTTGCAGAAGCGCCGTATCGGCGGTGCCGCGCTCGACGTTTTCTCGACGCAGCCGCTGCCGTCGAATCATTCCTATTTCGGCTTCGACAACGTCATCATCACCCCGCATATGGCAGGGATTACCGAGGAATCGATGATGCGCATGGGCGTCGGCGCCGCGGGCGAGGCCCTGCTGGTGCTGGCTGGCAAACTGCCGGTCAACCTGCGCAATCCGGAAGTGGTCGATCACTACCGGCGGCGCTTTCCGCTCGACATATAG
- a CDS encoding amidase, whose product MQSARDHLEIILARLAARAGEERVFTKLYAEVARAAADASDARRRAGVTFGPLDGTIVSVKDLFDVAGEPTTAGSLMRKTAMPASRDAATVSRLRQAGAVIIGKTNMTEFAFTAIGDNMHYGTPGNAVDASRIPGGSSSGAGVSVGEATSEISIGSDTGGSVRIPASLNGVVGFKPTARRVPLTGAFPLSATLDSIGPLARTVVQCAAADAVMAGNMPAELAPIPLSGLRIGIPRGVLFGDTESEVAAAFEHCLGKIEQADARLADMSIDDLLGEMRAATKRGSIAAMEGAEIHADWLATGASVPVDPHVSGPLSRAAAIPTPVYIRALRRRAALVAAMDERLTSFDVLALPTTPVTAPSIVSMAENAELRDHIEGLLLRNTQVANQFDLCAISLPMPGMTLPAGLMLVARNGHDRRLLRIAAEVERLLGG is encoded by the coding sequence ATGCAGTCAGCCCGCGATCATCTGGAAATCATCCTGGCGCGCCTTGCCGCTCGTGCCGGTGAGGAACGCGTGTTTACCAAGCTCTACGCCGAAGTGGCGCGGGCGGCAGCCGATGCCAGTGATGCCCGCCGCCGCGCCGGCGTGACGTTCGGACCGCTCGACGGCACCATCGTCTCGGTCAAGGATCTGTTCGATGTCGCCGGCGAACCAACCACAGCCGGCTCGCTGATGCGCAAGACCGCCATGCCCGCTTCGCGCGACGCGGCCACCGTCAGCCGGTTGCGGCAAGCCGGCGCTGTGATCATCGGCAAGACCAACATGACCGAATTCGCCTTCACCGCGATCGGCGACAACATGCACTACGGCACGCCAGGCAATGCCGTCGATGCCAGCCGCATTCCCGGCGGTTCGTCCTCAGGTGCCGGCGTTTCCGTCGGCGAGGCGACGAGCGAAATATCGATCGGCTCCGACACCGGCGGCTCGGTGCGCATACCAGCGTCGCTCAACGGTGTCGTCGGCTTCAAGCCGACGGCGCGGCGCGTGCCGCTGACTGGCGCCTTCCCGCTGTCCGCCACTCTCGACTCGATCGGGCCGCTCGCTCGAACTGTAGTCCAGTGCGCCGCCGCCGATGCCGTGATGGCTGGCAATATGCCGGCCGAGCTGGCGCCGATCCCCCTTTCAGGCCTTCGCATCGGCATTCCGCGCGGCGTTCTCTTTGGAGACACGGAAAGCGAGGTGGCCGCGGCGTTCGAGCATTGTCTCGGCAAGATCGAACAGGCAGATGCGCGCCTGGCTGACATGTCGATAGACGATCTGCTTGGAGAGATGCGCGCGGCGACGAAGCGTGGCTCGATCGCTGCGATGGAAGGGGCCGAAATCCATGCCGACTGGCTGGCGACGGGAGCATCGGTGCCGGTCGACCCGCATGTCAGCGGACCTTTGTCGCGGGCAGCTGCCATACCGACGCCGGTCTACATCAGGGCCCTACGCCGCCGCGCCGCGCTGGTCGCCGCCATGGACGAGCGGCTGACATCGTTCGATGTGCTGGCCTTGCCGACGACGCCGGTGACGGCGCCGAGTATCGTATCGATGGCCGAGAATGCCGAGCTGCGCGATCACATAGAGGGCCTGCTGCTGCGCAACACGCAGGTTGCCAACCAGTTCGACCTCTGCGCGATCTCGCTGCCCATGCCGGGCATGACGCTACCAGCGGGGCTGATGCTGGTGGCGCGCAATGGCCATGATCGCCGTCTTTTGCGGATTGCCGCTGAAGTGGAAAGGCTGCTGGGCGGATGA
- a CDS encoding GFA family protein, with product MLYKGSCHCGKVAFEFEAELTGAVRCNCSICSRKGALLCAIPHATLAVLAWGDDLGTYTFGKHAMAHRFCRTCGIHPFAEDVREGGERSAYINLNCVADLDPSTLSIFDFDGRSA from the coding sequence ATGCTCTACAAAGGCAGCTGTCACTGCGGCAAGGTCGCCTTCGAATTCGAGGCGGAACTGACCGGGGCCGTACGGTGCAATTGTTCGATCTGCTCACGCAAGGGCGCGCTTCTGTGCGCCATTCCGCACGCGACCTTGGCCGTGCTGGCGTGGGGTGATGATTTGGGCACCTACACATTCGGCAAACATGCGATGGCGCACCGCTTCTGCCGCACCTGCGGCATCCACCCTTTCGCCGAGGATGTACGCGAAGGCGGGGAACGCAGTGCCTACATCAACCTCAACTGTGTCGCCGATCTCGATCCTTCGACCCTGTCGATCTTCGACTTCGACGGGCGCTCGGCCTGA